A single genomic interval of Streptomyces sp. BA2 harbors:
- a CDS encoding DnaB-like helicase N-terminal domain-containing protein: MKPSLPSWGVVEVVVEQLAHQARPRLVADVEINRFKALWDEAHAAVSAAQTPGDSPTRESASGNSSSSSATRSSFLASPFVSRNGLIHQAIMDLHNAGKPVGVPQVATLLARRGQLEFCGGEDYLFECVKVAIKGAYKAGISVPDFAALSARKVRASSDAREELLASVFDPQSDAARVRRAFERVSKLHPDWKQSATGESPAS; the protein is encoded by the coding sequence GTGAAGCCCTCTCTGCCGTCGTGGGGCGTGGTGGAAGTGGTTGTGGAGCAGCTAGCTCACCAAGCCAGGCCTCGCCTTGTTGCAGATGTTGAGATCAACCGCTTCAAGGCTCTGTGGGACGAAGCGCATGCAGCAGTCTCTGCCGCCCAGACTCCAGGTGACAGCCCCACACGAGAGTCAGCGAGCGGAAACAGCTCGTCATCCAGTGCCACTCGCTCCAGCTTCCTAGCCAGTCCGTTCGTCAGTCGAAACGGCCTGATCCACCAGGCGATCATGGATCTCCACAATGCGGGGAAGCCCGTAGGCGTACCGCAGGTTGCCACACTGCTCGCACGGCGTGGACAACTCGAATTCTGCGGTGGTGAGGACTACCTGTTCGAGTGCGTAAAGGTAGCCATCAAGGGCGCCTACAAAGCAGGAATTAGCGTGCCCGACTTTGCCGCCCTCAGCGCGCGAAAGGTACGTGCTTCCTCAGACGCCCGCGAAGAACTACTGGCCTCAGTGTTCGATCCTCAATCGGACGCTGCCCGGGTGCGGAGGGCATTCGAACGGGTCTCCAAGCTGCATCCGGACTGGAAGCAGTCGGCGACAGGGGAAAGCCCGGCGTCCTGA